The following coding sequences lie in one Deltaproteobacteria bacterium genomic window:
- a CDS encoding endonuclease/exonuclease/phosphatase family protein — MTTLDSSLVFATYNVHGCVGLDGIVDVARIADVLADLDADVIALQEVLAGREGVDGQLAELAVRLGMDAVVGSTMQRGECRYGNALLSRLPISDVRVIDLSVAGYEPRCLLHARVEFGGSHIDVFNTHLGLRVRERHAQIRACHRVLDDDPVLPQVMMGDFNAWLPRGDVLGPLRARFGAQPAPRSFPCRRPVFALDRIWTRPRAWLQEIHVGSHRHARVASDHLPVWARVETDLVADVDDDAVLPLAG, encoded by the coding sequence ATGACGACACTCGACTCTTCCCTCGTGTTTGCGACCTACAACGTCCACGGTTGCGTCGGGCTCGACGGGATCGTCGACGTCGCGCGCATCGCCGACGTGCTCGCCGATCTCGACGCCGACGTCATCGCGCTGCAGGAGGTGCTGGCCGGCCGCGAGGGCGTCGACGGCCAGCTCGCCGAGCTGGCGGTGCGGCTCGGCATGGATGCGGTGGTCGGCTCGACGATGCAGCGGGGCGAGTGCCGCTATGGCAACGCGTTGCTCTCGCGCTTGCCGATCTCGGACGTCCGCGTGATCGACCTCAGCGTCGCGGGCTACGAGCCGCGCTGCCTGCTGCACGCGCGGGTCGAGTTCGGCGGCTCGCACATCGACGTGTTCAACACCCACCTCGGGCTTCGCGTCCGCGAGCGCCACGCGCAGATCCGGGCCTGTCACCGCGTGCTCGACGACGACCCGGTGCTGCCACAGGTGATGATGGGCGACTTCAACGCCTGGCTGCCGCGGGGCGACGTGCTGGGTCCGCTGCGCGCCCGCTTCGGCGCTCAGCCGGCGCCGCGCAGCTTCCCGTGCCGGCGCCCGGTGTTCGCGCTCGATCGCATCTGGACCCGACCGCGGGCGTGGTTGCAGGAGATCCACGTCGGCAGTCATCGCCACGCCCGCGTGGCCTCCGATCACCTGCCGGTGTGGGCCCGCGTCGAGACGGATCTCGTGGCCGACGTCGACGACGACGCGGTGCTGCCGCTCGCGGGCTAG